The proteins below are encoded in one region of Oncorhynchus gorbuscha isolate QuinsamMale2020 ecotype Even-year linkage group LG01, OgorEven_v1.0, whole genome shotgun sequence:
- the LOC124008185 gene encoding C-C motif chemokine 4-like, whose translation MFTPRLAMLSVLVLVLSAITFSEGLRMSSGPEKCCFTFAERQIPRGRVVGYTKTSQQCSNPAVMFKTQKGRQVCARPSDRWVKDYINILDSKNFGKQTPLL comes from the exons ATGTTCACCCCTCGTCTTGCTATGCTGTCTGTGCTTGTTCTTGTACTGAGTGCCATCACATTTAGCGAAG GTCTTCGAATGTCAAGCGGGCCGGAGAAGTGCTGCTTTACCTTTGCTGAGCGTCAGATACCCAGAGGAAGAGTGGTGGGTTACACAAAGACCAGCCAGCAGTGCTCTAACCCGGCAGTTAT GTTTAAGACCCAGAAGgggagacaggtgtgtgccaggCCCTCAGACAGATGGGTGAAGGACTACATCAACATCCTGGACAGCAAGAACTTTGGGAAGCAGACGCCACTCCTGTAA
- the LOC124037916 gene encoding sphingomyelin phosphodiesterase 3-like has protein sequence MVLHTSPYSSAFLRCLTSLSWGFIFPCYWLLDRLLASCVATSLEKRRRSQDPCSFVTLYVLVSTPLYLLLLLASLPFALMGFLLWAPLQAARHPYLYTHRSPNKHQAEQGGAASLADWRPQGRSFCFGSANVCLLPDSLARFNNLSETQRRAREVGKRICNGASRPQIKIYIDSPTNTSISAVSFSSLVTGFPRTSSLDQRPDNTAEAEPLTGCPVHNSSADCPIHTAGADCPIPTTGDDCPIPTTGADCPIHPTGNQSSSDCPVHVAGGGNTPECPLHTAGAHNSSDCPVHTTVAQNSADCAMHASGVQISISAPEPDPPEAETGNHQGEGDAESLTGGVPSNNTLSHRTSMFKKHSGRKRRQGDDGIDHEISAFFPANLDFLCLQEVFDHRATSRLRRQLQHYFPYILSDVGRYAWKGCCSRFKFLNSGVMLVSRYPILDAHYECYPNGRGEDALAAKGALFVKVQVGTSHQEQRVVGYLTCTHLHAIEGDAAVRCEQLDLLLEWGTDFRKATSRPSEEKGLEDQVAFDVVLGDLNFDNCSSEDKLEQQHSLFTQYKDPCRLGPGEDKPWALGTLLDTSGLYDEEVSSPESLQKVMENEEGRKEYLVFPTNKNHCPNQKGRKIPLKGNGRRIDYILYSEAVQQDWKMDIEEFSFITQLAGLTDHLSVAMRLAVSTGEEEP, from the exons ATGGTCCTCCACACCTCTCCCTACTCCAGTGCCTTCCTGCGGTGCCTCACTAGCCTGTCATGGGGCTTTATCTTCCCCTGCTACTGGCTGCTGGACCGCCTGCTAGCCTCCTGTGTGGCCACCTCTCTGGAAAAGCGCCGGCGCTCCCAGGACCCCTGCTCCTTTGTGACGCTGTATGTGCTGGTGTCCACTCCGCTCTACCTGCTGCTCCTCCTAGCCTCGCTGCCCTTCGCTCTAATGGGCTTCCTGCTGTGGGCTCCCCTGCAGGCGGCCCGCCATCCCTATCTCTACACCCACCGCAGCCCGAACAAGCACCAGGCTGAGCAGGGGGGCGCGGCATCACTGGCCGACTGGAGGCCGCAAGGCCGCAGCTTCTGCTTCGGCAGTGCCAACGTGTGCCTACTGCCAGACTCCCTGGCACGCTTCAACAACCTGTCTGAGACCCAGCGCCGTGCCCGCGAGGTGGGAAAGCGCATCTGTAACGGGGCCAGCCGGCCGCAGATCAAGATATACATCGACTCCCCCACCAACACCTCCATCAGCGCCGTCTCCTTCAGCAGCCTGGTCACGGGGTTCCCACGCACCTCCTCACTGGACCAGCGGCCTGACAACACAGCCGAGGCCGAACCCCTCACTGGGTGCCCAGTACACAATTCTAGTGCAGACTGCCCAATACACACTGCCGGTGCAGACTGCCCCATACCCACCACTGGTGATGACTGCCCCATACCCACCACTGGTGCAGACTGCCCCATACACCCAACAGGGAACCAGAGCTCCTCAGATTGTCCCGTCCATGTAGCTGGTGGAGGGAACACACCAGAGTGCCCGCTTCACACTGCTGGTGCCCATAACAGCTCTGACTGCCCTGTTCACACCACAGTGGCCCAGAACTCCGCAGACTGCGCCATGCACGCCTCTGGGGTCCAGATCAGTATCAGTGCCCCAGAGCCAGACCCCCCAGAGGCCGAGACAGGAAACCACCAAGGCGAGGGTGACGCGGAGAGCCTGACAGGGGGGGTGCCTTCTAACAACACCCTGTCCCACCGCACCTCCATGTTCAAGAAGCACAGCGGCCGCAAGCGGCGCCAAGGCGACGACGGCATCGACCACGAGATCTCTGCCTTCTTCCCTGCCAACCTGGACTTCCTGTGTCTGCAGGAAGTGTTTGACCACCGGGCCACGTCCAGGCTGAGGCGGCAGCTGCAACACTACTTCCCCTACATCCTGAGTGATGTGGGCCGCTACGCCTGGAAGGGCTGCTGCTCCCGCTTCAAGTTCCTCAACAGTGGCGTTATGCTGGTCAGCCGCTACCCCATCCTGGACGCCCACTATGAGTGCTACCCTAACGGGCGAGGGGAAGATGCCCTAGCAGCCAAAGGAGCTCTCTTTGTCAAG GTGCAGGTGGGAACCTCCCATCAGGAGCAGAGAGTTGTGGGATACCTCACCTGCACTCATCTACACGCCATTGAAG GAGATGCAGCTGTGCGTTGTGAGCAGTTGGATCTACTCTTGGAGTGGGGGACGGATTTCCGCAAGGCAACGTCCCGCCCCTCAGAGGAGAAGGGTCTGGAAGACCAGGTGGCCTTTGATGTTGTCCTCGGCGACCTCAATTTCGACAATTGCTCTTCAG AGgataaactggagcagcagcattcCCTCTTCACGCAGTACAAGGACCCGTGTCGCCTGGGGCCAGGGGAGGACAAGCCATGGGCTCTGG gaaCACTACTGGACACCAGTGGGCTTTATGACGAGGAGGTCAGTTCACCAGAGAGTTTACAAAA AGTGATGGagaatgaggaggggaggaaggaataCCTGGTGTTCCCCACCAATAAAAACCACTGTCCTAATCAGAAGGGCAGAAAGATCCCCCTGAAAGGCAACGGGAGGAGGATCGACTACATCCTTTACAGTGAGGCAGTGCAGCAGGACTGGAAAATG GACATTGAAGAGTTTAGCTTCATCACCCAGCTGGCCGGCCTCACTGACCACCTGTCTGTGGCCATGCGTCTGGCTGTGTCcacaggagaggaggagcctTAG